Within Vicia villosa cultivar HV-30 ecotype Madison, WI linkage group LG1, Vvil1.0, whole genome shotgun sequence, the genomic segment GTTTATAGTAGCTAAGGTAATAAATCTCACACCTTTTTTCTCTCCGAGGTGATCATTGTCATGGTGATTTACTATGGTAAAAGAATGTGTAATCTTCACCACCAGTTTCCTGTTTATTCTAATGGgatgaataatttaaaattttgaacttACTTTGTGGTTTTTTATTGGAGTTGTCCatcagtttgaagaaagttcatcGAAGAATATACACACTCCACACTTGAACCTGACCCCATTAGATAATCAACAAGTTGATCATAATATCCTTAGTGAGgagaagaggaaaaaatggaaaaattatACATTATACACCAATACTTTTGATGGAGAGCATCCCAACTCATAAGTTAGAGGATTCCTTCTTGTTTCATTGGAGTTTACCTCACTGATTTGCATGTAATGTTTTCAATGTACTACAAAAGTACAAACCATTGTTGAGCGTATGTGTTATGAAGACAACAAAGCCCAAAAGAATTAAGAGACAACCCATGTGGCTGAAagactttattttaaaataaagaggTGCAAGTAGTagtaatttttattatgtttgttgTTGTTAGAATGTGGCTGGGCCGTGGCCCATTTAGAAGCATAAAACCCTACTATAAATATTGTATGCTGCAGCCATTAATGAACAAGAAGAAAAGTTGTTTTGTTTAATTGTCTTTTTATGCAATTCTAGATCTAGGGTTCCTAACATTAATctatcattggtgctttcatcaatATTACTCAATCCCTCCATGGCTCCACCAAAACCTCCAAACCCTTCTTCCAAAGAAATTTTGGAAGAGGCTATCCAAATGTCTACCCAACACTTTAACAATGCTATGGCTGAAACTCAAGAACAAATAGATGTAAGGTTTGCACAAATTTCTGCATCTATAGCTCAACAAATGGGTGAGATTCATACAAGGCTGAATTCCGAAAAGGAAGATGAAGATGCTAAGTATGAAGCTCTCATTGCTGCCATTCAAAAAGCTGGGTTAAACCGTGAGAAACAGCCCATGACAGCAGCGGCTACCCCTTCAGCGTCACACTCAGGTACTGCACAACATTCTGCTACTGTTTCTTTTGGTTCTACTCCGTTCACACAAACCCTTACATCTGCACATACCCCTCTTCGAAACTCACCAAACCATATACACAGCAACCCACAGCCTTCTGTTTTTACTACCCCTACACTAACAGCAGCACCTCCACCGCCACCTTTTCACACATATTCCCCTTATAGTCATCCACAAACTACTTTCATCCCTCCCCACACCATTCCCCACCCTTTCCCACAACCAGACTTTTACCAACAACAACCCCATATTCCTAccttacccccccccccccccccccacgtTCCCCTAAACTCGAATTGCCATTATTTGATGGATCTAATCCCTTAGAGTGGCTTTTTCAAGCAGACCAGTATTTTAGTTTCTATAACCTGCCACCTGAAAATCGCATGTCACTTATTTCTTTCTATATGAAAGGAGACGCATTAAGTTGGTACAAATGGATGCACCAAAATCGTTTGTTGACAAATTGGTTTAATTTCACACGTGAATTAGAACTCAGATTTGGTCCTTCTACCTTTGAGAATCACCAAGCGGAATTATTCAAATTAAAGCAAATCGGTTCGGTTATGGAGTATCAAACTAAATTTGAGCAACTTGGTAACAAGGTTATTGGTTTACCAGCTGATGCAATACTTAATTGTTTCATTTCCGGATTACAAATAGATATTCAAAATGAGTTAGCCATTCACAAGCCCACCTCCATTTCTCAAGCAATTGGCTTAGCTAAGTTGATTGAATCCAAAATTAAGGATGCTAAACCCAAATTCTCCCCACACAGCAGCCTAAAACCCACCATGTACACGAAACCACCACTAACTACTACTCTCCCATCCCATTTAACAACCCAGCATCCTGCCCCACAAAACAACAGCCCCACGCATAAACCTTTCAACTCACCACAGTCAAAAACCCCCATTCGGAAACTCACTCAAGCACAATTACAAGAAAGACGTGCACAAGGTCTTTGTTTTAATTGCGACGAAAAATTCTTTACGGGTCACAAATGTTCTACGGGCAGATTTCTCATTTTAGTCGCAGATGATGAAGTGGGTATTGAACATGTGGAGGTGGAAGAGAACATAGATTGTGATCATGAACAAGACTTGAATGATACTTATTTTCAGCTTTCCCCTCAAGCTGTTACCGGGCAGTTCTCACCACAAACCCTCAAATTCAAAGGATCAATTGCCGGCTTACAAGTGATGGTTCTAGTTGACACAGGCAGTACACACAATATTATGCAGCCAAGGATTGCCCAACATTTAAACCTCAGACCTACACCTATTAACCACTTTTCGGTTATGGTTGGTAACGGCTCTCATTTACAATGCGAAGGAATTTGCCACCAAGTTGAACTCTCACTTCAAAATAAATCATTCACTCTTCCTTTCTATTTGTTACCAATTGAAGGGGCTGATATTGTTTTGGGTATGGCATGGCTAAGGACATTAGGACCCATTCAAGCAGATTTCTCTATCCCTTCCCTCACCTTTCATCATCAAGATAAACCCATGACATTGACCGGTGATCCTAGTTCTAAACCTATGCATACTACGTTCCATCAATTACGACAACTCATACACACAGACTCTGTCGCAtcttttcatttattatttttagaacCAACCCATCCCACCTGCCCAGCCAATGAAAAACCATCGCCTATTTTACCAAGCCAAATCACCAAGCTTTTAACCAAATTCCAATCTATTTTCCAACAGCCCAAAGGCCTCCCACCACCCAGACCCCAAGACCACCATATTAACCTTATCCCAAACACTCCTCCCATCAATGTTAAGCCATATCGATACCCTCACTCAAAAAAAGACGCCATGACTACCCTAATCCAACAGATGTTTCAGGATGGTACAATTATTCCTAGCACAAGCCCTTTCTCCTCCCCGGTCCTACttgtgaaaaagaaagatggAACATGGCGTTTTTGTGTAGACTATCGCGCACTAAACGCGGTTACTATCAAAGACAGATTCCCCATCCCAACTATTGATGAATTATTAGATGAGCTAGGCTCAGCTaccattttttccaagatagatTTATGTTCTGGTTACCACCAGATCAGGGTTGCATCGAAAGACACATATAAAACAGCTTTTCGCACTTTTGACGGACATTATGAATTCTTGGTTATGCCTTTCGGTTTAACTAACGGACCTTCTACGTTCCAGGCGGCAATGAATGACTTACTTAGACCTTTTCTTAGAcgctttgttttagtttttttcgaTGACATTCTGATTTACAGTTCGAACTTTAGTGACCATGTTGTTCATTTACAGGAGGTTTTTAACTTACTACAGCAACAGTCTTTTTTTGTTAAGTTATCTAAGTGTGTGTTTGCAGCTGAACAGATTGATTACTTAGGACACATAATATCAGCAGGTGGTGTTGCACCCGATTCAGAAAAAGTAAAAGCAATCATGGAATGGCCACAGCCACGTTCACTCTCGACTCTCCGTGGATTTTTAGGACTCACCGGATTTTATCGCCGCTTTGTTCAAAACTACGCCTCACTCGCCGCTCCTCTCACCGATTTACTTCGTTCCACTAAGTTTTCATGGAGTACAGAGGCTGACAGCGCTTTTACAATGCTAAAAAAGAAAATGACCAACATGCCGGTCTTAGCGCTGCCAGATTTTACAAAGGTATTTAATATTGATACAGACGCGTCGGGAATAGCCATTGGTGCTGTGTTATCTCAAGATGGTCATCCGATAGCATTCTTTAGTAAGAACTTGTGTCCTCGTATGCAAGCAGCATCGGTGTACGTTCGGGAGATGTTCGCCATTACTGAAGCTGTAAAAAAATGGCGTCAGTATTTGATTGGTCATAAATTTCACATCTATACAGATCAGAAGAGCCTACGCGATTTACTACTGCAACGCATTCAGACACCAGAGCAACAACGATGGACAGCTAAACTTCAAGGTTTTGATTTCGAAATTTCGTACAAACCTGGTAAGTCGAACATGGtcgccgatgctttgagtagaaaGTTTGACAAAGCAGAATCTTTGCTCTTAGCCATATCCTCCCCCATTCCAGATTTGTTTCGCACCTTGCAGCAGTTTTACAGAACAGATAACAGGGGTCAGCAATTATTGGAATTGGCAGACCAGAAGAGTAAGGAGTATTCAGTGTCACAGGGGATACTACACTACCAGCAAAAAGTGTACATACCAGATCTTGGAAACCTGCGGCATCAGATCTTGGTAGAATATCATCATACTCCAGAAGGGGGACACTCGGGAGTCAAGGCGACACTGGCTTGTTTGCGCGCTTCTTTTTGCTGGCCAGGTGTTTACCTTGCAGTAAAACATATGGTTAAACACTGCACGGTATGTCAACAGAACAAATAtgaaacacaacaaaaaaagGGCTTGTTACAACCGTTACCCATTCCAGAAAAAGTTTGGGAAGACATCACAATGGACTTCATTACAAACTTACCAAACTCTAGTGGACACACGGTCGTATGGGTTCTGTGCGATCGTCTCAGTAAGTTTGTCCATTTTCTACCATTACCAACTCACTTCACAGCTCGAGACCTGGCGACTCGTTTCACAGTGGAGATTTTTCGTCTTCACGGTATTCCCAAATCCATAATTTCTGACCGAGATCCCTTATTTTTGAGCAAGTTCTGGAAACATTTCTTCAAGTTACAAGGAACACACCTGAAATATAGCACCTCGTATCACCCAGAGACAGACGGACAAACGGAAGTTGTTAATCGTTCATTAGAAACATACCTGCGTTGTTTTGCTGGCGACCATCCTCGCAAGTGGCATCAGTTCCTGCATCTAGCGGAGTACTGGTACAATACTTCATTTCATACAGCTATACAAATGTCACCGTTCCGGGCCTTGTATGGTCGCGACCCCCCAAAACTTCTGGACTATGTCACAGATTCAGCAACTGACGAAGGTTTGAACAACACCTTGCAACAACAACACCAGGTATTAACAGAGTTGAAAAAGCATCTGAAACATAGCAGAATCAAGATGGAAAAACAAGCGAACCTTAAGAGACGAAATTTTACCTTTCAGGAAGGAGACCTTGTTCTGTTAAAACTTAAATCGTATCGTCAAACCACGGTGGCCCTCCGCCAGTCACAGAAGTTAGCTAAACGGTACTTTGGCCCATATCGGATCATTAAACGCATCGGATCTGTGGATTATCTGCTTGATCTCCCGTCTTCGTCGCGGATCCACCCGGTTGTCCACGTCTCCTTGCTGAAACCGTATCATGGTGAGGATCCAACATCAGATTTCCGCCCTCTCCTACGACCAGATCTGTTGGATTTCTCCAAAATACACGAGCTGCGACACTCACCAGAGGACCTACAAAACACAGATCGAAACTCAGTTCCAGTTCCAGAACATCAGAAAAGAGTACATGCAGAAGTGAGTAAACTTGTTGATGTTTCTTTGCAGGATAAACCAAGCCTACCTGTGTCTAAAACAGGATCACCATCTACGCTTAGGGAGAAGAAACAAGGAACAAGTTTGAGTGGTGAAGCTATGAAGATTTTGAGCGATGAAAATAGGAAGAGTTTGTGTGATGGAAGTCAAACGTGTTTTCAAAACTCTGTGGAAAAATACAAAGTTCAGAAGCGAATGGAGTTAAGTGGAAAGAAAGTGGTACTTAACCCTTCGGATGCTTTGGCAAGTACAACTGCGGGTTTTGACGAATCTACCCCTGCTTTTTCAAACGGCTCTTATTTTTTCCCCAACAAAGACAGTTTTCGTGTGCCTGTCACCAGCTGTAACGCACATGCGTGCGCTTCCCGAGGATCTCACACTGCCCAAGTTTTTTTCCCATCTCCCAACAAGCAATCCCAACCGTTGAGGCAGATTTCCCCTTATCCTTCTGAGATTTCCCACGCCCCATCGTTATCTCCCCACGTGACCAAGGTTTCTCATTTCAGTAGCAACCCTAATTTGAAGTATGGGCCCATGCTAGTTCCTTCAAGCCCACTCACAAGTGCTGCGTACCCGACCCAAACATctttgaaccttgaggacaaggttccttATGGGGCCCAGAGTAATGTTATGAAGACAACAAAGCCCAAAAGAATTAAGAGACAACCCATGTGGCTGAAagactttattttaaaataaagaggTGCAAGTAGTagtaatttttattatgtttgttgTTGTTAGAATGTGGCTGGGCCGTGGCCCATTTAGAAGCATAAAACCCTACTATAAATATTGTATGCTGCAGCCATTAATGAACAAGAAGAAAAGTTGTTTTGTTTAATTGTCTTTTTATGCAATTCTAGATCTAGGGTTCCTAACATTAATCTATCAGTATGTGTGATGACTGAATCACTGTTTTCCACGGCACTTTTGAGGATTATATCAAGAACctgtaaaaaaatcaaaaaattgttttaaaaccaATATAGGAACTATAAGTTATTTCTGGTGTGGATTCAATGGTATTTGTATTTACACTTGTAAATTAAACATGGCATTGAGAGGTCTGCAGTTAGAACGAACACTAGACACAAAGCTGTTAACGGCAGTTAATTACCATTCTCAAGaatagttttttcatttgaacatttcatTATCAATTACCCGTTATATTTCCTTTATTTACATGTAGATTTATGTCATTATCAATTATAATTTTACATCTCAAGAGTGGTTAGCTGAAAATGCAAACGATTCATTTCAGGCTACCTATTTTGTAGGTTGACTTATGTTCAACAATCAACAGAAGGCTCCAATTATGAGCAAGCAGCACTCAATGAAAGAATGCAAGATTACAAATGACAAATTGATTGAGAAACTAGGTTGGCTTCTAATGGTGTATTATTGTGTCTTATCATACAATATTAATATTTGTGTATCTTATTTACTAGAAGCAATGCATGTACTTAGCGGAAGGCAGTCATATTCTTATAAATTCAAGAGTATTCACGTCAAAGAAAATTACAGTGGATTTACCTGTAGATATCGAATCCTACGGAGCGGATATAGAGtcctgcggatttacttgcggattcTTATTCCTACAGTTTATCTGCAGATTTGCAAGTTTTTAGTTGGGATCATAAACGGCAGAAAAAACCGCAGAAAAATGTTAATTGGTTAATAAAAAAGGttaatgaatattttaaatgcactttttgaaagatataatgatatatttttttttaataaataaacatttttttatttgaaatcttcagtaaaacattcaatatttttttgaaataatacACTAAAAGTAATAGTAAATCTCATTTAGTATCTCCTTTCTAAAATATTCGACTTATTTATAAAATAACTTATTAAGAAAAATGATCGatacatttaattttttatagaagTTTACTTTTCTTCTTTAATTATATCAATTGAAAAAATCGCAGATTCTAAATTtgttagaaataaaattttaaaaaatttatatagaaTAATACCTTCATCTTATGAAtcgattttaaatcaattttataaaaatgaattaattaatattttattgtattcAAATTAACTGATCTTTTGATtagaatattttaataaaaatacaccAATTTTTGTTGCATATACGATTATTTTACTCTAAATAAACTAATCGGTTCAGCAGATTATTTAAAATTAAGGGAGTATCACTTTAACATTGAGATTCacgaattaattaaaatattgccTTGAGCTAGGGAATATTGCCATGTCATacgtaggggtgctcgcggtgcggtttggacggttttgacgaaaaaaattatccgaaccgcaagagaaaaaatagtgcggtttggtttggttcggttggcttttaaaaaaaatccgaaccaaaccaaaccaaactaatgcggtttggttcggttcggttggttcggttttttacaaatattttattgagccatacatatacatatagatgataacataattttgtatttatacattcatacactatcaaataacaacaaaactcattatattttgacaacaattttccatttaatatgtaaaaattaaattagacaaaagtggaatattaaacataaaataatagcataaaacaatataaaaattattataacgaaacaaaaaaatagaagacacgaaagattagtgaaagtgaaaaagaaaaaaagtgttgagagattagagaagaagatatgcgataaaaacgaaactgaaatacggaaggtgaaaaagaaataatataagagagtagagattatagaagaagagggaagatgtatgtgacaAAGAAGGTgcaataatgttattagagattttagaagatcgggactgaaattatatgtgtaaggatgagaaaattgttcgtaatcataatgctaatgtataataagtttaagtttgggttgaatgtgagttagtaaaatttaggttgtaacatagtgcggtttgattcggtttggttcggtttacaaaatacaaaccgcaaaccgaaccgaaccgtgcggttttgtaaaaactgacccaaactaatccgaaccaaatgcggttttttgcggtttcggtttggtttggtttggtttgcgattttctattgggttggtttggttttgatcacccctagtcATACGCAAGCCTGCATTTTGattcagaaaagaaagaaaaaaaaaactatttgcaTTTGTTTTTACTAGTTGTTGATAgataatttatgttttttaaatagtttaatggttgaaatttttattatcttttaagGTCTGTTTAGTCCGCAGGATAAGAGATAGGATATGATATCTCTattatattctatttttatttagtgTTTACTAACACAACATGATAGAATAAGTTAATCCTGCAATTTATCCTATTTTGCCTCACTAGTTTAAATTGTTATCCTGAATATGAGCTGGATTAGAATCTAGCAGGATAggataagaaaatgatttactaatttacccccataaaatataatttaaaataaaaaaaattaaatatgacaaaataaaaataaaaattaatttgatattaaattaaatatatgttcttgcaagggtaattttgtcatatatatatatatatatatatatatatatatatatatatatatatatattttgcttATCTAATATATATACTAGAATTCATCAtgattatttttaagaaaaattgaaATTACTTACTCAACAGtttcaatgaatttttttttaattatagaataatattattttcttaccaatttataaattttaaaatattttacaaaatagattttaaaaaaatataattattttccaaagatatatatatatatatatatatatttattttgctTATCTAATATATATACTAGAATTCATCAtgattatttttaagaaaaattgaaATTACTTACTCAACAGtttcaatgaatttttttttaattatagaataatattattttcttaccaatttataaattttaaaatattttacaaaatagattttaaaaaaatataattattttccaaagatatatatatatatatatatatatatatatatatatatatatatatatatatatatatatatatatatatatatatatatatatatatatatatatatatatatatatatataatttggtaTCCTGTGTGAACCAAACACATGATACGATAAGTTTTATCATGTCTATATCATATCTTATCCTTATCATGCTTGATATCCTATCTTATCACATCTCTATCATATCTTGCGCATCAAACGGGCTCTAAAAGTCAATAAGTATGTTACATTTCGAACCGTTTTTACAATCCAATGTCTTTgtacaattatattaaataagttAGCTTAATGAAAAAAGGAATTTGTGTTTTTAtttctattaattttaaaatttaatttcatattaatatatattttcttataatataattgattatttattgCATAGAGAAATATAGAAGATTAGAGTTTGGAAATCAGTGAGAGTTTAGTTGGATTTAGTTATGCTCGACTCAACTTTTTTTTCCCGATAAGCACTTGTATTAAACGCACAAGGGGTGCAACCCAATACAAAAGAAACGAAACGAGACAAGGCAACCTAAAAGGAAAGCCAAGAAAGAGCTAACCTGCACACCAACATACACACAAGGATTGACAAGCCAAACCTCTTTCGTGCTATTTCCCCTACCTCTAACAAGAATAGAGAACCAATCCCAACCAAAATTCTTAATGACAGTCAAAATTTCGGTAGGATtccaaacacaatttttgaaaacCACCTTATTTCTAATAAGAATTGGTTATTTGAGCTTGAAGTTTATGAACAATTTGTTTCTATTTGATAACTCGAACTCGGTCCAATTTAATAGTTCAAATatgaaactaaaataaattaactattttCTTACCAATAGCCATATAATTTACTCTAGGCCCAAAGAACTTTAAAAAAAACCTTATAAATCTTGAATGTCTTTTATATTTTTAGGGAACTCTGTATATAGGAGATGAATATGGTGGaagaaattatattttataattgttGTATTGGAACTATAATTGATCGAAAAGTATGGATTCAGAGTCTATTGCAATGGTTCGGAACTCTCAATGCGGTGGAGAGAGAACTGACCTGTGACCAGGCATGAGATGCATTCAACCGTCATATTGATCTGAGTGGTTGGAAAAACATTCTCGGGAGAGATTTCCTGTTCAGTGGGAAAAAATAGTTAACCTGTTTTGCGTGAAATGCTTCATTGCATTGTTATTTGGTCTTCGCCTCTTTAGGCCTTTGTGGGTGGCCCAAAAAAGTTGCCCTCAAGCCCTTGTTTCTGCTTGCCACGAAATCCATAGACGTGGAAGTTCTAGATGGGACACTGTCGTTCTTGGCAATAAACCCATTAAATGCCTCCCTTGTAAGACGTAATATGATTTTGGGAATGACTGACATGTCTCCCAATGCTTGTAAGTAATGATGTTTCTCCTTCTTTAGAGTACTCAAGTGCTTTTTGAACCATTTTTCAAGGGGATCTCAACTATAGGTAGTGCGGGGTGATCGTACGATCCTCAATGCTCGAGTAGGATATAAAGGGCTTTTGAAGCGTCGTTTTACCTTTTCGACTGTTAGAAAAATGCAAAAGATAGTATTTCCGCTTTCTTTATCGTTCTTTACTGAGATCGTTTTTATTCAAGCATTTGATTAAATTTGGACGACTTTGTTCATCAACATTGGCCTTGCATGAATGATTGTTCCTTCCTATGAGTTCCACAGTTCAACGTTATTCTTTGCTCTTAGTCCTTTTTTTAGGGTTTCTAAGATAATGAGTGTTTGGGCTTCTTTGCTTGCTACTTTGTACCTGTATTCATTTTCTTTCACAACATATTTTAATCATGGCAATCATGTCCAACTCAACCAAGAAGGCTGATAACACTACTACAAAACACGCAAACAACAACTCCCAAGTCACCACGGTCCTTCCAAACACCGTGATGACATCTCAACTCTCAGGCgctaacatttttatttttaaattaaaaattcttaGGATATAATAACGGTTGTTAGGCTCACCGTGGTGATAAAATCAAGTTGTCTTGGATTCGAACCTCGGCGTCCTATAATATTTTATTCCATTAACATTAAGGCacgtcttttcttttttctttagttttaaaaaaataaaaggggtATCACTACGTTTTTTTGTACAACCAttgtgacatatatatatatatatatatgtgtgtgtgtgtgtgtgtgtgtgtgtgtgtgtgtgtgtgtgtgtgtgtgtttttccACTAATGGTATGTTTTTCGAAGGGATCACATACATCTGAGTGTACCACTTCGAGTATGCAAAATGATCTCATTGCCATAGTCAAAGCGAAAGAATTTCTGGATTGCTTTCCGACTAAACAACCTTCATAGAATTTGTCAGAATCCTCAAGACTTGGAATACCAGTAACCATATCTTGAGTAATCAGTTGATTGAGTGATCGAAAATTCAAATGTCCAAACCCCAAATGTCAACCCCAACTATCCTTGTGGTCGGCAATAGTTTTTAGACATTGTACTTCAGTCGAACTGATCATGGTCTTAAATATCATGTTCTTCGACATAGGAGATCTCAAGACCAAATTGTTTTGGGTGTCGAACAATTTAAAAACTCCATCTTTCATGAcaattgagaaacctttctcaactAGTTGTCCAACACTTAGCAGGTTGCACTTTATTCCAGGTACATATAATGCATCTATGATCATAGCTTTCCCCCCATTACTCATTTGAAAAACTATGTTTCAGTATTTTCTGTTTGCAACGAATTATTATCACCAAGTTTTACCTTGCTCTTCTTTGACTCGTCGATATCTGCCAACCACACCTTTTGACCAGTCATGTGATTCGAGCAGCCTGAGTCGAGGAACCAGATATTGGATTCGACATGGTTATCTACAATTGCATCCCTAACCACCGTACCACTTTTAGAATCTTCGTGTGCAGGGTTTGCTCCTTCGTCCTTGCCTTTTTTCGGTCCATTTTCTTTCCTGTACCAATAATGTTTAGCCAAATGACCCCACTTTTCGCAGTTATAACACTGCAtacctttcttatcttctttGTCCTTTCGATAGTTTCCTCCTCCTCTTTTTGAGGATTCAGAAGCTCTATTTTTAACCCGATGCTTGTGGGGATTCGACCAAGACTTCTTGCCCCGAGTCTTGTCAAACTtgcctttgaatttgttgg encodes:
- the LOC131643665 gene encoding extensin-like is translated as MAPPKPPNPSSKEILEEAIQMSTQHFNNAMAETQEQIDVRFAQISASIAQQMGEIHTRLNSEKEDEDAKYEALIAAIQKAGLNREKQPMTAAATPSASHSGTAQHSATVSFGSTPFTQTLTSAHTPLRNSPNHIHSNPQPSVFTTPTLTAAPPPPPFHTYSPYSHPQTTFIPPHTIPHPFPQPDFYQQQPHIPTLPPPPPPHVPLNSNCHYLMDLIP